The nucleotide sequence GTTACCGCGATGCCGGGCTGATCGACATCCACAGCCACGTCTATCCGGGCGGTCGTCACGAAATGCTCAACGAGAGCAATCGCGCCGAGGTCGTACAGAATATGCAGGTGTGGCTGGACCGGGTGATCAAGCGCTAACGCAGCTGGTTTCAGACGGGGTGGGCGACATGCCACAGCCAGGCTATCCAGCCGCCCCAGGCCAGCCAGTGCAGCAGCACGATCAGCCAGAATGTCAGCTGGTAGCTGCGCTTGCTCGACTTGTGCTGCAGCCAGTGTTGCCCCAGCAAACCACCCGGCCAGCCGCCCAGCAGCTCCAGCCAATGCAATAGTTTTTCCGGCGTGCGGCGACCATGGTGAATAGCCTGGCGCTTGTCCCAGCCATACACGGCAAAGGTCAGCACACTCATGCCGAGGTAAAACAACAGCGGCCAGAACAGACTGTGGGTGAGTGCAAAGCTACCGGCCGCCAGCAAGGGCGGCAGGGCAAGCAGATTGGCGAGTGGGCGGGGTAGGGACATGGTGCTTCCGAGCAAAAAACACAGTGTAAGCAGCCTGCCAGCGCACGCCAAGCAGGGAGCATCGCCTACTGCTGGACCAGCAGCCTGCGCTGCTGATGGTGAGCACCATGCAGGGTAGGGCTCATGATGCAGATAACCAGGGTGGTGCAACAAAGCCACCCAATACTTTTTCCAACTGGGCTGCGACATGCAGCAAGGCATCGTCTTGCCAGCGCTTGCCTATCAGTTGCACGCCGAAGGGCAGGCTATCGATGCAGCCGCTGGGCAGCACCACGACCGGGTTGCCGGTGACCGAGAACGGAACCGTCATGGACAGCGTTGCTTCCAGATAAGGCAGCATGCTGCTGCCAACCCTGACTCTGGGTGGAGGCCGGTGCGGTGGCATGGCCTGACCGGGATAGGGCTGGACCGGCGCTACTGGGCAGAGCACGGCATCCCACTGATCCAGGAAGTTTTCCAGCGCGCTGATCAGTTGCTCGCGCTGGTTCAGCGCCTGGTTGTAGAGGTGCAGATCCAGCGCCAGTCCCCTGCTGAGACTGTGGGAAATCGCATGTCTGGTTGGCAGGACATGTCGTAGCCAGCTGCCCAGCTTGGCTTGCCAACCGGGCAGGCCAAGGCCGACCTCACTGCCGGCCAATAGGCCGAATGTTTCCCAAGCGGTATGGAGATCGAAGTCGGCTGGCGCGCAACGCACCACGTGCAGGCCGGCAGACCGGAGCCTTGTTTCCACCGCATGTAACCCAGCCTCAATCGCCGGGCTGCACGGCGTGGCGAAATCATCCCACAGTGCAAGGCTGAGTCCTGTCGGCGGCGCGATGTCTGGCGTTAGCGCGGCCGGGGTAAATGGAATAACAGTCGAATCCATGCCATCTGGACCAGCAATCAGGCGATAGCCCAACTGCAAGTCGGCCACGCTGCGCGCCAGTACTCCCATCGACAGCATGTGCCACACACTGCGGCCGGTTTTGCCCAGATGAGCCGGCAGGTGAGGAATATGTCCGGTGCGAGGGATGCGGCCCTCGCTTGCTTTGAGCCCGGCAATGCCGCAGTAAGCGGCAGGGATACGGATGGAGCCGGCAAGATCACTGCCGATTTCCAGCAGAGAAAAGCCGGCGGCAATGGCAGCAGCCGCCCCGCCGGAGCTGCCGCCGGGTGTCCGCGCCAAGTCCCACGGATTGTGTGTGAGGCCGAATAGCGGGCTCCAGCAATGCGGTGCTCCAGCCAGTTCGGGCAGATTGCTTTTGCCCATCAGAATGGCACCGGCGGCACGCAATCGAGCTACCACGGTGGCATCTGCCGTGGGCTGATAGTGTTGCAAGGGCCGGAAACTGGCGGTGGTGCGCAGATCACGGGTACAGAAGCTATCCTTGATGCTGACCGGCAGCCCCTGCAGCGGCGGC is from Aquitalea aquatilis and encodes:
- a CDS encoding DUF1294 domain-containing protein, encoding MSLPRPLANLLALPPLLAAGSFALTHSLFWPLLFYLGMSVLTFAVYGWDKRQAIHHGRRTPEKLLHWLELLGGWPGGLLGQHWLQHKSSKRSYQLTFWLIVLLHWLAWGGWIAWLWHVAHPV
- a CDS encoding amidase, with amino-acid sequence MPDKLAASALLDMSRLTATTALQQLQDGRLTTSALVDACQQRIDQYNPMLNALITLNREPARQAASAMDTYRERGMRLPPLQGLPVSIKDSFCTRDLRTTASFRPLQHYQPTADATVVARLRAAGAILMGKSNLPELAGAPHCWSPLFGLTHNPWDLARTPGGSSGGAAAAIAAGFSLLEIGSDLAGSIRIPAAYCGIAGLKASEGRIPRTGHIPHLPAHLGKTGRSVWHMLSMGVLARSVADLQLGYRLIAGPDGMDSTVIPFTPAALTPDIAPPTGLSLALWDDFATPCSPAIEAGLHAVETRLRSAGLHVVRCAPADFDLHTAWETFGLLAGSEVGLGLPGWQAKLGSWLRHVLPTRHAISHSLSRGLALDLHLYNQALNQREQLISALENFLDQWDAVLCPVAPVQPYPGQAMPPHRPPPRVRVGSSMLPYLEATLSMTVPFSVTGNPVVVLPSGCIDSLPFGVQLIGKRWQDDALLHVAAQLEKVLGGFVAPPWLSAS